Proteins found in one Patagioenas fasciata isolate bPatFas1 chromosome 13, bPatFas1.hap1, whole genome shotgun sequence genomic segment:
- the RGS9BP gene encoding regulator of G-protein signaling 9-binding protein — MVKEECKALLDALNKVTACYRHMVLTIGGTSDSQNLREELKKTRQKAQELAVANRNKLTTVLKDKTVSKEDKAEFERLWVIFSTCLEILEIDMRRALELGHEFPLNVPKKHLIQTGMSGGTSGVAARAMSVQNMKYEAEHNIDVVDLKDLENEINQVGEMMYEMEMKVNVPQWTVEAKQDPGAELKSTISMGASSIGMISVEENKSFCDITKVLAGIIFSAVLIIAIVLAVCVVKLS; from the coding sequence ATGGTGAAGGAGGAGTGCAAAGCGCTGCTGGACGCGCTCAACAAGGTGACCGCCTGCTACCGGCACATGGTGCTGACCATCGGCGGCACCTCGGACTCCCAgaacctgcgggaggagctcaaGAAAACCCGGCAGAAGGCCCAGGAGCTAGCGGTGGCCAACAGGAACAAGCTCACCACGGTCCTGAAGGACAAAACCGTGAGTAAGGAAGATAAAGCCGAGTTCGAGAGGCTATGGGTGATTTTCTCCACGTGCCTAGAGATCCTGGAGATCGACATGAGGAGAGCCCTGGAGCTGGGCCACGAGTTCCCGCTAAACGTCCCCAAAAAGCACCTGATCCAGACAGGCATGAGCGGGGGAACCTCTGGTGTGGCCGCCAGGGCGATGAGCGTCCAGAACATGAAATACGAGGCTGAGCACAATATAGACGTGGTGGATTTGAAAGACCTCGAGAACGAAATAAACCAGGTAGGAGAGATGATGTACGAGATGGAAATGAAGGTCAATGTCCCCCAGTGGACAGTAGAGGCTAAGCAAGACCCAGGGGCTGAACTAAAATCCACCATCAGCATGGGTGCTTCTTCTATTGGCATGATctctgtggaggaaaataaatccTTCTGCGATATCACCAAGGTTCTAGCTGGGATTATTTTCTCCGCTGTGCTCATTATCGCTATAGTCCTGGCAGTGTGTGTGGTAAAACTCTCTTAG